The Chloroflexi bacterium ADurb.Bin180 DNA window AGCATGAAGAAGCTCGCGCTGGCGAGCGACGGTTCGGCGGGCGATAGGTACTGTGCAGCAAAGCCTCGCTTGGCCAGGGCAGCCAGGTTCGGCAAGAGTCCATCCGCCTGGTATTGGCTTATCCAGTCGGCACGAGCGCCCTGCCAGGCAACTACCACGGCCCGCGGCTTGGGCTGCGGAGCGGGGCTGGCAGTTGGGCTCGCGCCCGGGGTAGGGCCCGGGGTGCTCCGGCAGGAGCTGACCAGGGCCAGTACAGCAACGATCAAACCAAGATGCGATGCCCGGGAATGTCTTGGACGCATCGGTGTGTCACCGGTTCAGAATTGTGGTTGCGGCCGTATCCGCAGCCAACAGCGCCTGTTGCGGCTCGGCCTGACCCTGGCACACCGCGCGGGCTGCCGTGCTCATCAGGCTGCGGACCATCGGCATCACGGAAACGGCTGGCTCGGTGTGGGCGTAGGCCACGAGCCTGGCGGCAGTCAAGTACTGGGGATGCTCCTCTACGTACTGCTTCAATTCGGACGACTCCAGCGCGCTGCGATGCAGCGGGAGGCTGCCAGTGGCCAGCACCCAGTACGCATCATTCTGTGGCTCCAGGAACCACTTGACCAGCAGCCAGGCGGCAAGCTGCTGATTGGGAGAGGTTCGAAGGATCCCCATCGTCAGGCCTTCGACCATAACCGCCGGTTCGCTGGTTACAAATGGAAACGGGGCCACATCCCAGGCGAACCTGGGTATGTTGGTTTTGGGGTTCAGAATCGCTTCGCGGTAGCTGTTCAGTTCGGACGAAGATCCGAAAACAAAGGGGATCTTCTCCGACGCCAGCTCCTGCCGGGCAGCACCAGGCTCGTAGGAACAGAGCAGGCATCCGTCCCGGCGCAGGTCGTTCAGGGCCGTGAGGGCCGCGTTGGTCTCCGGGCTGGCCAGGGACAGTTGCCCTGTCTTGTCGAGCAGGCTGCCCCCCAGACTGGCAATCCAGGCGCTGACACTGAGCGAGGAGCCGTCGAACGCAACGCCCCACGTGCCGGCCTTTTTGTCGTGGGCGGAATTGCAGAGGGTGCGCAGGTTGTCCCAGCTAGTGGGCGCGGTGTCCGGCTTGAGGCGCTTTAGCCAGGCCGCGTTGTAGTAGAGCAACTGTGCTTGCAGGTCAAATAGCATGCCCAATGGCTGGTCACCGCCGTCTTTCAGGCAGCCCTGTAGCACGACCGGCCACAGGTCGGCGGCTTGCTCGCCGCCAAGCCCATACGTTGGGTCTTGCAGGTAGGGGCCCAGGGTAGCGACCAGGCCGTGCGAGGCAAACAGGGCCAGCTCAGAGCACAGCGTGATCACCAGGTCCGGCGGGGTTCCGGCGGATGCGGCGGTCAACACCTCGGTCTGCAAGTCGACGTGGTATTCCAGGCGGACACGAATCTGTTCCGGGTTCTGCGCCACAAACGACTCGACGATGGCTCGCAGGCTGGCCTCTTTCGCTCCGCTGAGCGAGTGCCAGACGTGCAATTCGCTGCCGGCGGCGTTGGGCGACGGAGCCGGGATAACCGTCGCCGGCGTCGTTGCGGTGGGGGCCGGCCGGGTCGCGGTTGGCGTGGAGGTTGGCAAAGGCGCACAGCTGCATAGGGCGATGGCGAGTGCCAGCGCGCTCTTGCCTATGGGGTGCCTGAGACGACCAAATGCTGACATCGTGCGCGATTATAGGTCAGAAGGCGGCTCTGGCCAAAGGCGGGCGTCTGCCAGTGACAAGCTGTCGCTCGATGAGACGTTTGTCGCGCTGCTGTTCTGCGACGCCAGGCCACTAGGTTCTGGGTGGGTGGTGTTGTTCGTCAGGTGAAAGGCACGTTGGTGGAGGTCCCTGCACCGTCAAGGTCAGGCGATGAGAGCATCATATCGAGCGTCGAGGGCACACTGACGCCGCTCTCCGAACACCAGCGGAGCGCTCCACAGGGGGAAGAGCATGAGCCGGCAGCTTCTGGCTCTGCTGGCGATTTGACAGAAATAGTCTCTGTGTGTAGACTGGCCCCATAAGGCAAAGAGGCCCGGGGCATATCCCCCGGGCCTTGCTTATCGGCGATGATCAGGACGAGTAGCTGATCAGAGGCGTCACAGGAAGAACGGGCCGTAGCCTGAGAGCCCTTTCGGCGCCAACCAGCGAAAACCCCCTGCTAGCCGGCTTCGGAAAGGCGCTCCGCGCCGAGTATGGAGCCCCGGAGGCACCCGTTATCGGCCCTAGTGAGTGGTTGCCCGGCCAAGTCTCGCGGGCAGCCGAGTTGGGTGGAACCGCGTGAGTCAACCTCTCGCCCCATGGGCGAGAGGTTTTTTTGTTCTCGGCAGGCCGCTGAGGCCATTGTACTATGAAGGAGGAGAACCATGTCCGAACACGATGATTTCATGCACCGGCTGCGACACTCAACGTCGCACATCATGGCCCAGGCCGTGCTGGAGCGATTCCCTGAGGCCAAGCTGGCCATCGGGCCGGCCATCGACGAGGGTTTCTACTATGACTTTGATCTCCCTAGGGCGCTAACGCCACAGGACCTGCAGGCCATCGAAGCGCGGATGAAGGAGATCATCCCTCAAGGGCAGGCCTTTGAGTACAGCGAGGTATCGGAAGAAGAAGCTCGCCGGCTGTTTGCAGATCAGCCATACAAACTGGAACTCATCGACGATATCCTGAAGCTGGGCCGCGATGAGTACGGTGAGGCGTCCGATGCCCCGCCGACGCTGAGCGTCTACCGGCATGGGTCGTTCGTTGACCTGTGCCGCGGGCCTCATGTGTCGAACAGCAGGGAAATCAACCCCAGGGCCATCAAGCTGCTCAACATCGCTGGTGCCTACTGGCGGG harbors:
- the ugpB gene encoding sn-glycerol-3-phosphate-binding periplasmic protein UgpB precursor; protein product: MSAFGRLRHPIGKSALALAIALCSCAPLPTSTPTATRPAPTATTPATVIPAPSPNAAGSELHVWHSLSGAKEASLRAIVESFVAQNPEQIRVRLEYHVDLQTEVLTAASAGTPPDLVITLCSELALFASHGLVATLGPYLQDPTYGLGGEQAADLWPVVLQGCLKDGGDQPLGMLFDLQAQLLYYNAAWLKRLKPDTAPTSWDNLRTLCNSAHDKKAGTWGVAFDGSSLSVSAWIASLGGSLLDKTGQLSLASPETNAALTALNDLRRDGCLLCSYEPGAARQELASEKIPFVFGSSSELNSYREAILNPKTNIPRFAWDVAPFPFVTSEPAVMVEGLTMGILRTSPNQQLAAWLLVKWFLEPQNDAYWVLATGSLPLHRSALESSELKQYVEEHPQYLTAARLVAYAHTEPAVSVMPMVRSLMSTAARAVCQGQAEPQQALLAADTAATTILNR